A genomic region of Bdellovibrionales bacterium contains the following coding sequences:
- a CDS encoding DUF1501 domain-containing protein, which produces MSDRREFLKNIGGLTCLSAFEHLVPPSLSSLVLGAQRALASGQTDPSARFVLFRVHGAMDSTLGLHPHLDSAQGIDPQDLFLGYEGENQPLEKVDGTQISLGPSARVIAPFAKEMALLRGIYVGPNDLGHPFAIQHMSSGRTQESAPHFSAYIGNHFASTGACVVTNAPLQKGHIASFPTLLTSVLREQLINMAYGKKSSTLSVYANSMENVTRFLDLQGQTEKLARFVEILGHQDGEFDQQEYDQQISRGVPSDMARTRAKTKSLKDEDLAFASLYSGIARVVQIDLRTEEETTLDTHIRHAETHLAAQSKRWERIAKFLTNLRQHDLLKQTLVMVVSEFNRTPGLNANGGKDHNYSDNAVAIFGRGVNGGTVIGDRSLFKRGDGFPYAFWAGSFIDFNSGEVVPISKELWQSKGRATAIPQNVNLIRPGDLWTSVIQSLDPKMTRLAPDSSLSIPKIFHRN; this is translated from the coding sequence ATGTCAGATCGTCGTGAATTCTTAAAAAATATTGGGGGGCTGACTTGCCTGTCAGCCTTTGAACACCTCGTACCTCCTTCATTGTCTTCGCTTGTTTTAGGGGCGCAACGGGCCTTGGCGTCAGGACAGACTGATCCAAGTGCTCGCTTTGTGCTGTTCCGAGTGCATGGAGCTATGGACTCCACCCTTGGACTTCACCCACATCTTGATTCTGCACAAGGGATTGATCCCCAGGATTTATTTCTTGGATATGAAGGCGAAAACCAACCACTTGAAAAAGTGGATGGCACTCAGATTTCACTCGGTCCATCAGCTCGTGTGATTGCACCTTTCGCCAAAGAGATGGCCCTCTTGCGCGGAATTTACGTTGGACCCAATGATCTTGGCCACCCATTCGCTATTCAGCACATGTCGAGTGGCCGCACTCAGGAGTCCGCACCTCACTTTAGCGCCTATATCGGAAATCACTTCGCAAGCACTGGCGCATGTGTCGTAACCAATGCCCCCCTTCAAAAGGGGCACATCGCATCTTTCCCCACGCTACTGACCTCCGTTTTAAGGGAACAATTGATCAACATGGCCTACGGAAAGAAAAGCTCTACCCTGTCGGTATACGCAAACTCAATGGAAAATGTGACCCGCTTTCTCGATCTTCAAGGACAGACCGAGAAGCTGGCTCGTTTTGTTGAGATTCTGGGTCATCAGGATGGCGAATTTGACCAGCAAGAATATGATCAACAAATAAGCAGAGGTGTTCCCTCCGACATGGCCCGTACCAGGGCTAAAACAAAAAGTTTGAAAGATGAGGATCTCGCGTTCGCGAGTCTTTATTCCGGCATCGCAAGGGTCGTTCAAATTGATCTTCGTACGGAAGAGGAAACGACCCTTGATACTCATATCCGTCACGCGGAGACACATCTTGCCGCTCAAAGTAAACGCTGGGAACGCATTGCCAAATTTTTAACCAATTTGCGCCAGCATGATCTCCTGAAACAAACGCTCGTTATGGTCGTCAGTGAGTTCAATCGCACCCCTGGTCTAAATGCGAACGGGGGCAAGGATCATAACTACTCTGATAACGCAGTGGCTATTTTTGGCCGGGGCGTCAACGGTGGGACTGTCATTGGCGATCGGAGCCTGTTTAAGCGAGGCGACGGGTTTCCATACGCTTTCTGGGCGGGGTCCTTCATTGACTTCAACTCAGGGGAGGTCGTGCCAATAAGCAAAGAATTATGGCAATCGAAGGGGCGCGCCACCGCAATACCGCAAAACGTAAATTTGATTCGTCCTGGGGATCTTTGGACTTCGGTGATCCAGAGTCTCGATCCCAAAATGACGCGCCTGGCACCCGACTCTTCACTCAGCATTCCAAAAATCTTTCACCGCAATTAG